Part of the Micropterus dolomieu isolate WLL.071019.BEF.003 ecotype Adirondacks linkage group LG17, ASM2129224v1, whole genome shotgun sequence genome is shown below.
GTGTACGCACTTTTCATAAATGAGGGCCAATGTGTTCCACACTTTATGTACTGGGACATAGCATATAGTTACTGTGTGCACCACATagaggacacaggaagtgacttttaagtATTTCGTGCAGCGTCCAAAGTGCGTGACAATTCAGAGCAACACTATCTGATGCACTTCACATGCGAGGGCCCGTTGAATGCTGATTGCTGCTTTAATATTTAACTGAATTAGTCTGTGGCATGTGATTCTTTTACCTGTAGGCAGCGTTAAAGGATTTTGAATTGCTGATGGAGCAGtactttgcagcagcagcattagcagtcacagctaacagctgacagctctcacacacatatactttaGTGAATGCCCATTCTAGTTTAGAGATGTCCTCTGTCTCAGAAGAAACATAAAAGAGGACGCAagattattaatataatatgaccacgtggtgaacctatgaacCTAAGTCATATTTACACAACTATTGCTTTGGTGTCGTTGGCCAGAAAAgtagtaagtagtagtagtaagactttcctctgtgtacacatatcctatacaagtacatatttggctgtattatttatGTCCCATTCAAAAATTGCTCTTTAATGTCCCCCCCAACTGTTAGATGAAATTTACGCCCATGCCCTCAGAACCTTGACAATTTGAAAACCTGGCTCATGTGAGTAACCCAGGTTCATGGAAGTGCAATACTGAATGTCCTTTTTAGTATCTACCTCTGGTTTGTTAAGGATCAGTTCAGTTGTTTTGTATTGCCCATTAAACTGAATTAttctattatttacattatcatttaccttaataataataataacaataattaaagctgcaagcagcgttgggcgggcccttgcGATGTGACCCGTGTCGGGGCGTGCCAAGGCCCGGTGGCCAGAGGTCGGGAGACGCGGCTCTGAATTATTGAGTGTTTTAGACTGGTCACGAAGGAGTTAAATATCACTTACTGTGTCCCCTAGGTGGTGCTAGATAAAACCTGCGCATTATATGTTGCATACCAGTACATGAAgtgtaaatatatgtaaataaaatcagttttgtCAATGACAATGAATGAGTATTGGCCTGTAGTTGTCTTAAGGGTGTGACACTATCAAACatgtgaaatttggtacagatctgagcaagTACACTgcagttataacaacttcctgttttatggcgaATCATCTTTTTTTGATGTCATGCCACAGACACCGCCATCaatgaaaactcacagatagcccAACTGTTTTatcatcaatgcctttagaatgcACAGCAAAAAAGTCGATTGGATTAAGTCTCTAAGAGGAGTGTGTTAAAATACAGAAACTGAATCGGCAAAAATGGCAGAATGGATGAGTCATCCATAAAAATAACTGTACaacatactttttaaaaaatttttcaatattttatttctgtagcATGAAATGACACAAACAATTCAGTGTTTGAGAATGATTGCTACATGTCAAAATTGTGACACTTCATTACAACATCCTGGACCTACATTTGCTGTGGGCTAAAAGAAACATAAAGGATGAATGCTTATCCCATAACACCACAAAATTTTATTGCTTCATGATACTCACTGGCTCCTCAACTTTTTCTTAAATGTTACTGCAATGTTTGACTCCCAGGGACTGATCCGAGAATGCGATAATATTGTCAGCAAACATAACCCGCTCAGTAGTTCCCTGTAAtaaaaaatcacaacatagtGTGTTCACTAATCATAGTGATGAACCTCCTCATATATTTGTGCCTTGTATTTGGAAATCGCAAATACTCTAGTGACTGTATAGTAAGACTTATTACTATAGATCTGTGATGTTCAGCTAatgtatgcatttatttatttatcctgATTCTGCGCTTGCATAATGTTACACTTTGATAGAATGGCCATTCTATCCTCTTGGCTTTTATGTTGATATATTCAGGGCCAGCGAACCGCCTGGTTCTGCTAGGATAATTACTTCCCCCCAGTGAATGCATTTTTGAAGAGCTAAAAGTACCCAAAAACTatgaaactttgcacacattTCCCATAGTGACCACTACaaaaatttttaaatatgtgCCCCCATGTTACATTTCACCTAGACCTAGATGTTTTGTGGcagaagttttattttatttattaaaaaaggcTCTTGGAATCATACCCTAAATCCAACAGGAAGTCTGCCATTTTGAATGGAATATGcaattttaagacatttttcaaCATTGACAGGCTCCGTACTTTAGCTAGAAACTCCTACCTAATTAATTGCATCAGTTTCAAATTTGTGCAGTGCAATTGGGATAAATGTCTTAAGACCTTTACCAATGCTGTTACTGTGGGGACACATCaatcgccatgaaacaggaagttgttgtaacttgagtGTACATTGTCCAATCTGCCCCAAATTTCCCCCATGTTTGATTATCGTCCCTGCTTAAGGACATCTACATGCCAagttaattatattaattacgCCACCTACTGACAGCAGGAAGTAAGCCTTGTGTGACAATCATCATTTGGTTAACATGAAATCTTCATGGTGTAGTCTAAACTTGATATACTAGAACATaatgtattttagtttagtggATGTTCTCTAGCGCTCCGACGCATGAAAAGTCAGAGTCAACACCTGTCTGCCTTTCTCCATTCTTTAATTAGAAAAGGAAAAATTAAAATAGGaatttgcaaaaaaacaaaattggaCCGTTCTTTGAATCTGGtcttctcatttatttatttatttttgattgtgATTCTTTAATTTTGTTGCCGAAATGTGTTGGGAGGACAGGGGGAAAGTTATGGCGTTTATTAGTCTCAAAACCAGCACACATAAAAATGAGCGCACAGAACAGAATCTGAAGAACAACAGAATTTCTGCACCACCTGCAGAAATGGAGACATTAGTCACTGTCTATCAAGGGTGCCAGAAGTTGGGGTTCCAAGGGGCCATAGGCCCCCCTACTTAGTGCCCCTATGGGGTTGTAAGAGTGCAACACATTAAACACAGTGCATTCCTTCAGATTCACACCCTTTTGAAGTAAATTCTTCGTGatgttggagctgcttcctccctcgcaccaaatctccttactgcaggtgttgcattttgttgtcgttctttttttttcagtgaagctaagccaaactttggaACATTTGCTGCGGTCTGCGATGGTCCAGAAATAGAAACAGAAGTAGTCTCTTCTCACATGCTATATTGATGTACTTCATAACAAACAACAGGTAACAGGTAAAAGGTATCAGGTAAATGTTCACTGTTCAATAGAATGCGCCACTGAAATATGCAAAAAGTTAGGATCCGATTAGCAGAATTCAAACGCACGTGTCTTATCGAATCCATGGTTCCACCCTATGCCCCTGTCCCACATTCTTTTTAAGTTGCAGATCACTGTATAACTGGAAATGTTCCTATTTTGCAACACTTGCGGTAAAAAGACATTTCAATCATTCCCAACCACCCCATGTCTAGACGTAAGCAAGCGTGTCGAACATGTCTCAAgcgacactctcatttgtgcaGCTTTGTGTCATAGTTTGTAATGTAggttaaaatattgacagcccACGTTATCAAAATTCCTAGTGTTGGagtactgtaaaacttcaattaaaagcttAGTTTCAATTAGACGCATGTCCCTTTTACTTGCCTTGTCTCAATTAGATGCCTGATcgggtttttatataaattctttgaatgtataaaacctcttaaagcccacTGGGTCGCCCACTTGAGCAAAGCTGCTTTAATCACAcatatacaaatgtataaacttttgtcaatatggacatgctacacaactttagatcagttagattctccacaattcatcCGTGAAGTTAATTTTACAAAGACAATTCAGTCAATTTCctgagcaagagttttgtgcaaaaggaattaaaggcagTGCCTTATAGACACCTGTCCCAgatataggcagggtgagttcaagaactgaagcaaataaaatacaaaataaaaggtTCATACTTGTGTTTAGGGTTTTACCTAGAAattgtttacatgctttaatgtttaaagaacacattatttttctcatactctTTACTGCTTCATTACCTCTTTTCACCTTGTGTCGGAACACTCTGTTGAGGCCCCATCCCTAAAGGCCAACTTACCAGAGCACAGCAGAGGGGTGGGACTTGGCTGCATAGTGCTGAGTCaaggttttccctctgatgtactctgctctgcctccactttTGGTGATTTACGGAGTTTGTATGTTACCAGTTACTTTAGCTGCTAACTACTACTATCATCAGCTGCTGCTAGCTCATCAGTTTGTCATGCAGCTAGCGGTCCTATTGCTGATTCTGGCTGGATTGGAAGCTTGGTGCTCTGGTATGTGTGGCATTTAGGCCTCTAACATTAGTACAGATGCTTTGAACCGCTAGTTCAGGgccagctgataacagcagctacCATTAGCAGCAGCTACAATTAGCAACAGCTAGCAGTTACTGTAgtgttagcaacaagtaaagctatctatTAATTAGGAAACTTCTTAAATCACAGAGCTGAGACAGAGCAGTCAGAGAACTtaagagggaaaaccagaaaatatttacctttccttcataaccgtaaaagcactttctgcgAGACGTACTGAGCAACCACCAGTTCTAGCTCAGTGATGGAATGACCACTTCTCTGGAACGTGGGTTGGTATATGTCAATTTTGACTTTACatagaccttacataatgaacctaacataatgttttatcctagaatgaaccatttctagctacatactgtacaccgtgggtcctcttacatggacctCGCCATGTTATGCCGCCATGTTTCAAgcagtaagaaaagaagagaaatttggacaaatagaggaccacacgtattatttagcacaaaaaTCGACAGAGCGCGTCAGCCACCATAGATTTTCCTTCGCAACCCTCatcactagatgccactaaaacctacacactgaatCTTTAAATGATCCCAGAAATCACATCTAGTGATTATTGGCATACTCCCGTTTTTCCAGAATCCTTTATATGCGCAAGATTTACATATCAAGGAAAAAACAATGTTGATTGAGGCTCACGGTATGTCAGTTCCACGTACTTAACTCTTATTCATGCCAAggaaaatacagttttccattctaCGGCTTTAACCGTTAGTGAGGCGGCTGTTTCATTTCTTGACACCAGCTATATTTTGCCACAGTTTCACACACTTTTTAGTCACTTCTGTAATGAATCCAGAAGCCTTGCTGTCTATTCCATCACTATCTCCAAAGTCTCAAAAGTCAACTTTACAAGTGTGCGAGTATTGAGCAGCTACTAGTGTGTAGGGAGGGTCGAGCAAGTGCTCGTCATAGCCCTGTGCATGTGGAGCAGAAATTCCCACTCGCAAGAATGCTTTTACTCTACTGTTCTGTGCGCTCGTATCTCATATGATTTCATTTGTTGCTGTAAATAGCACTCCCACCCATCTAACCACACCCCACCAAGCCCACAATTATCTGGAGACATCTATGAATACTAGATCCCAATCATCCCCCCTGTGGCCTTAAATAAGCAATTCATGTTCCACAGCGCACCAGCTTTGCTCTTCACAAACAAGACAGAACAAATTATATAGGACAATAAGCACACAGTGGGGTTTGCTTGCGTGCTGCTCTCTTTTGACCTGTGACAACACTGTGGGGAGGAACAGAGCCTCTTGCTCTCTGCCTGTGCAGTTCAAAGCACTGTGAGAACAGCAAGGCTAGGTCGTGTTACAGCATCTGGAGGAATAAATCACGTTTCTCTTATATTTTTGGTTCCTATtggatgaaaatattttaaccATTGTTATATTTCTTACATCTTTGACTCTAATGATTATCCTAAGGGTGAATCAGTACACAGTCTTTGACCGGCAGATGTTCTCTGGTGGAGACAAGCATCCAAAACAGCCGTTCTTGTCCTTCTCATCAACTGCCGATCCATTGCCAAGTTTGTGCTGCTCCTCAGCTTCGTCCTCTGTCAGGCTGCTTTCTTCCTCCACTTCCTCTTCATTGTCACTTCTCTCATCTCTGGTCAGCTGTGGTTTAAGTAAGAGAAATATACAGTAGATGTAGAGAATTTTTCAAAGCAATTTTGATTGATGACTCATTGACTTTACAGTtactggggcggctgtggctcaggaggtagagcgggttggccgttaatcggaaggtaggcggttcaatccctggctccccctggttgcgtgtcgaagtgtccttgggcaagatactgaaccccgatttgcccctggcggctgttccgccagtgtatgagtgagtgtgaatgttagtttccgtttgagcacttaggctcagtgtatgaatgtgtgtgactggtgaatgcagatgtagtgtaaaagcgctttgagtagtcgaaaagactagaaaggcgctatacaagtacggagcatttacatttacttttaagcCACGTGCTATATCTGgtaaaatgctttcaaaataagTTGGGAGAGGGAACAAATACCACAAGCAGCTGGTAGAGCCAGCAGCCTAGGGCAAAGCGAACACAACGTCCACCAGAAAGCAGATTTGCAACCTGAGCACTGCATACAGATGGATACAATGATATAAAATCACCAACGACTGCTAAATGATGATCAGTACTAAAAGGGACTGTCTAATAAAAATCAGCTCAGCAAGACCTGACTCCCCTCTAAGAGACGTAGTTCCCATCATTATCCCGATTATctaaacctttttatttagaGGAGAAAGCTgacaacaagtcctccaaactAAACGAGAACATCGTTGCCTCCCAAAACAACCTGTATTGGCGTTTTCCTGTATCAGTAGGACAACACTGTTAGTCAGTACCTTCTAAAATGTAATCTTTCAACACTTTCGTTAAAGTTAGTTTAGGAACAAAACCTACTAGGTTAATGATGACTAATGTTGAGTGCTGTAGATAATGGGAAACAGTGTAAAGTGTCCCATGATAGAGTCACATACTTTGTTGACCCTTAATGTCACATTACATCCCCTGTGACTCCTGACAGTCAAGACGTTTACGCTGCCATGAGGGAAACTTGTCAGGTGAACTTAAACACAGGTTGCTTCAGGAATTTGAAAAGACGACTCATATTGTTTTAGGTGTAGACAGTCtcaaaaccaaaactgaaacCACCTGAAATGTTGGTAACTACAGGAAGAATGGTAGGTCCAAGCTGAAGCAGGAAGTTCCGACAGTCATTTTACTATTAGCCTTCTATTTCCTCCCCAGATGTCAGTTAGTGGTCATACAGGCTGACTTTACCTGGACTGGCCAGGAGGAgtgttggtgtttgtttacatcacTGGCAAAGGAGAGTTGGACTTTGGGGAAGAAGAGGTTTACAGACCCGGAGCGGGCAAGGAATGGTGCCAGGGAGCAGCAAAAATACTCAACAACTCACCAATATAACAATATCAATAAGAAGAATagccattaaaataaaaaaaaacaatatccGAAACCAGAACCAGGGCTGAGCGACTGAACACAGCCCCAGTGGTCGACGGAGGCCAGTTTGATGACAGGGAATACAGAACAGTGGCTCTTACCAGGACTGTTACTCTGGGGACGACGAAGACACACCGGGTCCAGGAGACCAAATCATTTTCAGATGCCCccaaaacatacataaataaataactatcATACATGTACGATGACTAGTCGACTAATGGTTTGAATATTGGCTGATGACAGACGATTCTTATTGAGCAGACTTACAGTGCCAAACATAAATTTTCTGATCATGCGGAGAATGAGGTAGGCCCAGAATATGTGCAAACAGAGAAGGACCACCAGCATCACGTTGAAGAAGTAGTAGCCAAAGAAGGCGGGGTAGTGGCGAACAGGGTAGATCCATGTACAGTGAATCAGCCTGAAACAGAGAAGAATAGAAACAAGTCAGCACCTTAACCTAAGTCCTGTATAATTAtattatgttgtgtgttttatctgaacaaatgaaatgttgttaGTCTCAGACCTATAGTCTGAGTTTTATCACGTGCTATCATGTGGCTAAGATGTCTTCACCGAATATAACCTCTCATATGTACTCAATTTATTAGATCCACCTCCGCTTAATGCAGACTCATCCAGGATGTCTGCAATGAATCTTTGTGAATATTCTATTGTTCAGTTTGTTTCAAAACTGTTTGTAGGGAGGTGTTCATTCAATGCCATTCAGTTGTATTGTGTTATAATCAGATATATTGCTTTCTTTTTTGGCAGTATTAGAGCTTGACAGTAG
Proteins encoded:
- the LOC123985952 gene encoding ceramide synthase 2-like is translated as MVTRLIIFPFWLIHCTWIYPVRHYPAFFGYYFFNVMLVVLLCLHIFWAYLILRMIRKFMFGTLTRDERSDNEEEVEEESSLTEDEAEEQHKLGNGSAVDEKDKNGCFGCLSPPENICRSKTVY